One genomic segment of Streptococcus salivarius includes these proteins:
- a CDS encoding GHKL domain-containing protein encodes MTAINFVLDNLDFLAEIILFILIYQYITSEKIKLRWYIIIPLIIRFLFVLSPVLSYVLGHAFLVVYSLYRNRYGNRLLDIFYGLFPIVIESLVHNLIIYGIALVINRHYLIVLNHFHLNLVTELPVFPVFWLIIKTLKVDFKALNYGFRKSFSKYFLLLIDISMLSYALLLQYITFFVQQIPGGRDWHVYLVVTYALLFLATLVYINATFSERLKEEVLLQKDRQMSDLAHYSQQIEQLYTDLRRFRHDYLNILSSIKYGIDSKDIAIISDIYDNILEKTKTRIEGKQYEIANLINIKDEAVKGVLASKVLEAQDQSITVHLEVSDVFEVSRMELLDFITVLSIFLDNAIEASLDSITKEVTIALISSDTKVVIVENTIAQESINTVGIFKLGRSSKGEGRGIGLSTVREILGKYPNCSLSTQSKDYRFKQTLKIEDVV; translated from the coding sequence ATGACAGCGATTAATTTTGTGTTGGATAATCTAGACTTTTTAGCGGAGATTATCCTCTTTATTCTCATTTATCAATATATTACCTCCGAGAAGATAAAGCTAAGATGGTATATCATCATCCCCTTGATTATCCGATTTTTGTTTGTGCTTTCTCCAGTCCTATCCTATGTTTTAGGGCATGCCTTCTTGGTTGTTTATTCCCTTTACAGAAATCGTTATGGCAATAGGTTATTAGATATTTTCTATGGCTTGTTTCCAATCGTCATAGAAAGTCTTGTTCACAATCTTATTATTTATGGGATTGCCTTAGTCATCAATCGACATTATCTGATTGTGCTGAATCATTTTCATTTAAACCTTGTCACTGAGTTGCCAGTCTTTCCTGTGTTTTGGTTAATCATTAAGACCTTAAAAGTAGATTTCAAAGCGCTGAACTATGGTTTTAGAAAGTCATTTTCAAAGTACTTTTTATTGCTTATAGATATATCAATGTTATCTTATGCCCTCCTTCTCCAATATATTACCTTTTTTGTGCAACAGATCCCTGGAGGAAGAGATTGGCATGTTTATCTCGTGGTGACCTATGCTTTACTCTTTCTTGCGACCCTTGTTTACATTAATGCGACTTTCAGCGAAAGACTAAAAGAAGAAGTCCTACTCCAAAAAGATAGGCAAATGAGTGATTTGGCTCATTATAGTCAACAAATCGAGCAACTCTATACTGATCTTCGTCGATTTAGGCATGATTACTTAAATATCTTGTCTAGTATCAAATATGGCATTGACTCCAAAGATATAGCTATCATTTCCGATATCTACGATAACATCCTTGAAAAAACAAAGACTCGGATTGAGGGGAAACAGTACGAAATTGCCAACTTGATTAATATTAAAGATGAAGCCGTTAAAGGTGTCTTGGCTAGTAAAGTCTTGGAAGCACAAGACCAGTCTATTACCGTTCACCTTGAGGTCAGCGACGTCTTTGAAGTATCGAGGATGGAATTGTTGGATTTCATAACAGTGCTATCCATTTTTTTGGATAATGCTATTGAGGCTAGTTTGGATAGCATTACTAAAGAAGTAACCATTGCTCTTATCAGTAGCGATACAAAGGTAGTAATAGTAGAGAATACCATTGCTCAAGAATCTATCAATACAGTCGGCATCTTTAAACTTGGTCGCTCAAGTAAAGGAGAAGGACGTGGTATAGGTTTGTCCACTGTTCGAGAGATTTTAGGGAAGTATCCTAATTGTTCTTTGTCAACACAATCTAAAGACTATCGTTTTAAACAGACACTAAAAATAGAAGATGTGGTCTGA
- the alaS gene encoding alanine--tRNA ligase, producing the protein MKQLTSAQIRQMWLDFWKSKGHAVEPSANLVPVNDPTLLWINSGVATLKKYFDGSVIPENPRITNSQKAIRTNDIENVGKTARHHTMFEMLGNFSVGDYFRDEAIEWGYELLTSPEWFDFPKDKLYMTYYPDDKDSYNRWIACGVEPSHLIPIEDNFWEIGAGPSGPDTEIFFDRGEDFDPDNIGIRLLEEDIENDRYIEIWNIVLSQFNADPAVPRSEYKELPNKNIDTGAGLERLVAVMQGAKTNFETDLFMPIIREIEKMSGKTYDPDGDTMSFKVIADHIRSLAFAIGDGALPGNEGRGYVLRRLLRRAVMHGRRLGISDAFLYKLVPTVGQIMESYYPEVLEKKNFIEKIVKREEETFARTIDAGSSMLDELLANLKKSGKDTLEGKDIFKLYDTYGFPVELTEELAEDEGFKIDHEGFKAAMKEQQERARASVVKGGSMGMQNETLANITEPSEFLYEAETAESRLSVIVADDARHDSVNSGQALLVFEQTPFYAEMGGQVADHGTISDAAGTVVARVVDVQRAPNGQALHTVEVEGELVVGANYKLEIDHTRRHRVMKNHTATHLLHAALHNIVGDHAVQAGSLNEQEFLRFDFTHFEAVTPEELRAIEEQVNEEIWKATPVTTIETDIDTAKSMGAMALFGEKYGKNVRVVSIGDYSVELCGGTHVANTAEIGMFKIVKEEGIGSGTRRILAVTSREAYLAYREEEDALKAIAATLKAPQLKEVPNKVASLQEQLHALQKENAALKEKAAAAAAGDVFKDVKEANGVRYIASQVEVSDAGALRTFADQWKQADYSDVLVLAAHIGEKVNVLVASKSKDVHAGNVIKVLAPIVSGRGGGKPDMAMAGGSDANGIQDLLSAVAEQL; encoded by the coding sequence ATGAAACAACTTACTTCAGCACAAATTCGTCAAATGTGGCTTGATTTCTGGAAATCAAAAGGTCACGCTGTTGAACCATCAGCTAACTTGGTTCCAGTTAACGATCCAACCCTTCTTTGGATTAACTCAGGGGTTGCCACTTTGAAAAAATACTTTGATGGCTCTGTGATTCCTGAAAATCCACGTATCACTAACTCACAAAAGGCTATCCGTACCAACGATATCGAAAATGTTGGTAAGACAGCTCGTCACCACACAATGTTTGAAATGCTTGGTAACTTCTCAGTTGGTGACTACTTCCGTGATGAAGCCATCGAATGGGGTTATGAGCTTTTGACAAGCCCAGAGTGGTTTGATTTTCCAAAAGACAAACTTTACATGACTTACTATCCAGATGATAAAGATTCATACAACCGTTGGATTGCTTGCGGTGTTGAACCTAGTCATTTGATTCCAATTGAAGATAACTTCTGGGAAATCGGTGCTGGCCCTTCAGGACCAGACACTGAGATTTTCTTTGACCGTGGCGAAGACTTTGACCCTGACAATATTGGTATCCGTTTGCTTGAAGAAGATATTGAAAACGACCGTTACATTGAAATTTGGAACATCGTTTTGTCACAATTCAACGCAGATCCAGCTGTTCCACGTTCAGAATATAAGGAACTTCCTAATAAAAACATTGATACGGGCGCAGGTCTTGAACGTCTTGTAGCCGTAATGCAAGGGGCTAAAACAAACTTTGAAACAGACCTCTTCATGCCTATCATTCGTGAAATCGAAAAAATGTCTGGTAAAACTTATGATCCAGATGGTGACACAATGAGCTTCAAGGTCATCGCTGACCACATCCGTTCATTGGCATTTGCCATTGGTGATGGTGCCCTTCCAGGTAATGAAGGTCGTGGTTATGTCCTTCGTCGTCTTCTCCGTCGTGCCGTAATGCACGGCCGTCGTCTCGGCATTTCTGATGCTTTCTTGTACAAACTTGTTCCAACTGTTGGTCAAATCATGGAAAGCTATTACCCAGAAGTTCTTGAGAAGAAAAACTTTATCGAAAAAATCGTTAAACGTGAAGAAGAAACCTTTGCACGTACTATCGATGCAGGTTCAAGCATGCTTGACGAGCTTCTTGCTAACCTTAAGAAATCTGGTAAAGATACGCTTGAAGGTAAAGACATCTTCAAACTTTATGATACTTACGGATTCCCAGTGGAATTGACAGAAGAGTTGGCTGAAGATGAAGGCTTCAAGATTGACCATGAAGGTTTTAAAGCAGCCATGAAAGAACAACAAGAACGTGCGCGTGCTAGCGTAGTTAAAGGTGGTTCTATGGGTATGCAAAATGAAACCCTCGCAAACATCACTGAACCATCTGAGTTCTTGTATGAAGCAGAGACTGCAGAAAGCCGTTTGAGCGTAATCGTTGCTGACGATGCTCGTCATGATAGTGTAAATTCTGGTCAAGCACTCCTTGTCTTTGAACAAACACCATTCTACGCTGAAATGGGTGGACAAGTAGCAGACCACGGTACAATCTCAGATGCAGCTGGTACAGTCGTTGCGCGTGTTGTTGACGTTCAACGTGCACCAAATGGACAAGCGCTTCACACTGTTGAGGTTGAAGGTGAACTTGTTGTAGGTGCTAACTACAAACTTGAAATTGACCACACACGTCGTCACCGTGTTATGAAGAACCACACAGCGACTCACCTCTTGCATGCTGCCCTTCATAATATTGTTGGTGATCATGCTGTCCAAGCGGGTTCTCTTAATGAACAAGAATTCTTGCGTTTCGACTTCACTCACTTTGAGGCTGTAACTCCAGAAGAATTGCGTGCTATCGAAGAACAAGTCAACGAAGAAATCTGGAAAGCCACTCCAGTAACAACTATTGAAACAGACATTGACACTGCTAAATCAATGGGAGCTATGGCCCTCTTTGGTGAAAAATATGGTAAGAATGTTCGTGTCGTTTCAATCGGTGATTACTCTGTTGAGCTTTGTGGTGGTACGCACGTTGCCAACACTGCTGAAATCGGTATGTTCAAGATTGTTAAAGAAGAAGGTATCGGTTCAGGAACACGTCGTATCTTAGCAGTGACATCACGTGAAGCTTACCTTGCTTACCGTGAAGAAGAAGATGCCCTTAAAGCAATCGCAGCAACGCTTAAGGCACCACAATTGAAAGAAGTACCTAACAAGGTTGCTAGCCTTCAAGAGCAGTTGCATGCCCTTCAAAAAGAAAATGCTGCTCTTAAAGAAAAAGCAGCAGCTGCAGCAGCTGGTGATGTCTTCAAAGACGTTAAAGAAGCTAACGGTGTTCGTTACATCGCTAGCCAAGTGGAAGTTTCTGACGCAGGTGCCCTTCGTACATTTGCTGATCAATGGAAACAAGCAGACTACTCTGACGTTCTTGTCCTTGCAGCTCACATTGGCGAAAAAGTTAATGTCCTTGTAGCAAGCAAGTCTAAGGATGTTCACGCAGGTAATGTTATCAAGGTTCTCGCACCAATCGTGTCAGGTCGTGGTGGTGGTAAACCAGATATGGCCATGGCCGGTGGTAGCGATGCCAATGGTATCCAAGATCTTCTTTCGGCAGTAGCAGAACAGCTTTAA
- a CDS encoding response regulator transcription factor: MLDIFVLEEDYFQQARLEDAIHKSKQIYILRIGKVDLYDKPNQLLERITERGSHLLFFLDIGSDSDVEGGILVAQQIRERDPYASIVFITAHPELLPSTFQYRLAALDFIDKNLPDIEYEDRIISDIGLALSKNGLSQIECAFTIDTKNATIQVPFHKILYFETSPTVHKVILHTTEEQIEFYGQLSKVVKQDCRLYKCHKSFVVNPENIVRLDKELGVIYFENGESCLVSKAKQKEIVAKMLVPKSMAV, translated from the coding sequence ATGTTAGATATTTTTGTTTTAGAAGAAGATTATTTTCAACAAGCTCGTCTTGAGGATGCTATCCACAAGTCTAAACAAATATATATTTTAAGAATTGGGAAGGTTGATTTATACGATAAACCCAATCAATTATTAGAGCGTATTACGGAAAGGGGCTCGCATTTACTGTTTTTTCTAGATATTGGATCTGACAGTGATGTCGAAGGGGGAATATTGGTTGCTCAACAGATTCGTGAGCGAGATCCGTATGCAAGTATTGTTTTCATCACAGCACATCCCGAACTCCTACCTTCAACCTTTCAGTATCGCTTAGCTGCACTTGATTTTATTGACAAGAATTTGCCTGATATTGAATATGAAGATAGGATTATTTCTGATATTGGATTAGCACTTTCTAAAAATGGTCTGAGCCAAATAGAGTGTGCTTTTACTATAGATACAAAGAATGCAACTATACAAGTTCCTTTTCATAAGATTCTCTATTTTGAAACATCTCCAACGGTTCATAAGGTAATTCTTCATACAACAGAAGAGCAAATTGAGTTCTATGGTCAATTATCAAAAGTTGTAAAACAAGATTGCAGACTATATAAATGCCATAAATCATTTGTTGTAAATCCCGAAAACATTGTGAGATTGGACAAAGAATTAGGTGTTATTTATTTTGAAAACGGAGAGTCATGCTTGGTTTCGAAAGCTAAACAAAAAGAGATTGTTGCTAAGATGCTTGTTCCAAAATCCATGGCAGTTTGA
- a CDS encoding DUF6287 domain-containing protein, translating to MKPATKRFTTLTALALTSVLLLGACGNNKKEATLTSSSSKVSQKVKSTKPSSKEKAKKSEKKTKSSSSEEVAKETSGEKDSQPSAGNVAGSAQQEVAPTNPSEETAGVNQGTTTEQPAASAEQTPATTAVDVTAMANGDFSSVAGTYQNDLGDTITVSPSGSVTRVGAESGYSDTSSQLFNGFAQDGGYVAGFAHNDGPTSDPIFFDSNGQIRFGSDAIYGRMHVYNKLD from the coding sequence ATGAAACCTGCTACAAAACGTTTCACAACTTTAACCGCACTCGCTTTAACTTCCGTTCTATTACTTGGTGCATGTGGTAATAACAAGAAGGAAGCCACATTAACATCGAGCTCTAGTAAGGTTAGTCAGAAAGTGAAATCGACAAAACCATCTTCAAAAGAAAAAGCGAAGAAGTCTGAGAAAAAGACAAAATCTTCTAGTTCAGAAGAAGTCGCAAAAGAAACCTCTGGAGAAAAGGATTCACAACCATCAGCCGGAAATGTTGCTGGATCTGCTCAACAAGAAGTTGCCCCAACAAATCCTAGTGAAGAAACAGCTGGAGTAAATCAAGGAACGACGACAGAACAACCAGCTGCTTCAGCGGAACAAACACCAGCTACCACAGCAGTGGATGTTACAGCAATGGCTAATGGTGATTTCTCTAGTGTTGCTGGTACCTATCAAAATGACTTAGGGGACACAATTACAGTATCCCCATCCGGTAGTGTAACTCGTGTAGGCGCTGAAAGTGGTTATAGTGATACAAGTAGTCAGCTCTTTAATGGTTTTGCTCAAGATGGCGGTTATGTAGCAGGTTTTGCTCATAATGATGGACCAACCAGTGACCCAATTTTCTTTGACAGTAATGGACAGATTCGTTTCGGTTCTGATGCGATATATGGTCGGATGCATGTTTACAATAAATTAGATTAA
- a CDS encoding response regulator transcription factor, protein MLNIYVLEDHFIQQNRIEEVIHTILKKNNIKVGDFEVFDKPNQLLDFITERGSHQLFFLDIQIKDDTKKGLEVAKQIRKSDPYANIVFFTTHSEYLPLTFQYQLAALDFIDKSLEGEDFQKRLESIILLTCKKIQSQNPEDAFRIENVKTVIQVPFHDILYFETSDIVHKVILYTKEEQIEFYGSLSQIEKSDPRLFKCHKSFLVNPENIIKLDKSTGTVYFENGGVCYVSKLKLKKLLERISL, encoded by the coding sequence ATGCTTAACATCTATGTTTTAGAGGATCATTTTATCCAACAAAATCGTATTGAAGAGGTTATTCATACGATTCTTAAGAAAAATAACATTAAAGTGGGCGACTTTGAGGTTTTTGACAAACCCAATCAACTGTTAGACTTTATTACCGAGCGAGGGTCTCATCAGCTCTTTTTCCTAGACATTCAGATTAAAGACGATACTAAAAAAGGCTTGGAAGTTGCAAAGCAGATTCGCAAGAGTGACCCCTATGCCAATATTGTTTTCTTCACGACTCATTCAGAGTATCTTCCCTTAACTTTTCAATACCAACTGGCAGCTCTAGACTTTATTGACAAGTCTTTGGAGGGCGAGGACTTTCAAAAGCGTCTGGAAAGTATTATCTTATTAACCTGCAAAAAGATACAGAGTCAGAATCCAGAAGACGCTTTTCGGATTGAGAATGTTAAGACCGTTATTCAGGTTCCCTTTCATGATATCTTGTACTTTGAGACCTCGGATATCGTCCACAAGGTTATCCTTTATACTAAAGAGGAGCAGATTGAGTTTTATGGCAGTCTCTCTCAAATTGAAAAGAGTGACCCTAGACTGTTTAAATGTCATAAGTCCTTCCTAGTTAATCCAGAAAATATCATCAAATTAGATAAAAGTACGGGGACGGTCTATTTTGAAAATGGTGGCGTTTGCTATGTTTCAAAGTTGAAACTAAAGAAATTACTTGAGAGAATTAGCCTATGA
- a CDS encoding DUF6287 domain-containing protein → MKNTSKLIGILSALIVVILAVFLVTKFNSHESARVSTSSSPAKTVKKSSSSSSKAVKKDKKSAQSSTSAVSNEENDNQASAVAPKASSQEQAQAGTADGGQVAEAAAGSDKVKSEKNTNNSQSSLDFGALDNGDISSLVGTWTNANGESVTINADGTIIKNSTGYTAQLKPQRVSDNIFYAGVFSDTSSAALRAISGGSNGSDYLVIGQDQTAEGFPYYRN, encoded by the coding sequence ATGAAAAATACAAGTAAACTTATTGGTATCCTATCAGCTCTAATTGTAGTTATCCTTGCTGTCTTCTTGGTGACTAAGTTTAATAGTCATGAGTCAGCGCGTGTTAGCACAAGTAGTAGCCCAGCTAAAACGGTTAAGAAATCATCTTCAAGCTCAAGCAAAGCTGTTAAGAAGGATAAGAAATCAGCTCAATCATCAACTTCAGCAGTTTCAAATGAAGAAAATGACAATCAGGCTTCAGCAGTAGCACCTAAAGCTTCTTCTCAAGAACAAGCTCAAGCAGGAACTGCAGATGGCGGACAAGTGGCTGAAGCAGCAGCTGGATCAGACAAGGTTAAATCTGAAAAGAATACAAATAATAGTCAATCATCGCTTGACTTTGGTGCCCTTGATAATGGTGATATTAGCTCTCTTGTGGGAACTTGGACTAATGCGAATGGTGAATCAGTTACAATTAACGCTGATGGTACAATTATTAAAAACTCAACAGGTTATACTGCTCAATTGAAGCCTCAAAGAGTTTCAGATAATATTTTTTATGCAGGAGTATTCTCAGATACAAGCTCAGCTGCATTGAGAGCGATTTCTGGAGGTAGTAACGGCTCTGATTACCTTGTTATTGGTCAAGACCAAACTGCTGAAGGTTTCCCTTATTATCGTAACTAG
- a CDS encoding helix-turn-helix domain-containing protein codes for MFGQDFGHRLRELRLAQGLTKEKFCEGDEVLSVRQLTRIETGKSQPKLETLEHLARRLNISLSELLGERAIGSKLPVEYLNLKYQLMHATSLDKPNNLMKLDEKLGKIIDSYYDDLPADEQRVVDILQSKLYSYTSKTHQKFGMSILEKSLPSLCEKRVYTINDLLLIELYQISLGDGDSMRSDGFSEGTFYAICRNLINSYDNIPTEYLFLFRDALLMVPIVEYERKKFHLSEIAFIQLHHIMEETQDYQKKPILRMLEGQYLYVVKNDIFESKKAYQEGIILARLLGDTSLADIISEKMRDAMKE; via the coding sequence ATGTTTGGACAAGACTTTGGTCATCGGTTAAGAGAGTTGAGATTAGCACAAGGACTCACTAAAGAAAAATTTTGTGAAGGGGATGAGGTTTTATCAGTACGACAATTGACACGTATAGAGACAGGGAAGTCTCAACCTAAACTAGAAACCTTAGAGCACTTGGCAAGACGTCTGAATATATCTTTATCGGAATTGCTTGGAGAGAGAGCTATAGGCTCAAAGTTGCCGGTAGAATACCTCAATCTCAAATATCAATTGATGCATGCGACTAGTTTAGATAAGCCAAATAACCTAATGAAACTAGACGAAAAGCTGGGTAAAATTATTGATAGCTATTATGATGATTTGCCAGCTGATGAACAGAGGGTTGTTGATATCTTACAGTCAAAACTTTACTCTTATACTTCAAAGACACATCAAAAATTTGGCATGAGCATATTGGAGAAGAGTTTACCTTCATTATGTGAGAAAAGGGTATACACTATCAATGACCTACTACTTATAGAACTATATCAAATCTCGTTAGGAGATGGTGATAGTATGCGGTCAGATGGGTTTAGTGAAGGGACTTTTTATGCCATCTGTAGAAATCTTATAAATAGTTATGATAATATTCCCACGGAGTATCTATTTTTATTTAGGGATGCCTTATTAATGGTTCCAATAGTTGAATATGAACGAAAAAAGTTTCATTTATCGGAGATAGCATTCATTCAACTGCATCACATTATGGAGGAAACTCAAGATTATCAGAAAAAACCAATTTTGAGAATGCTAGAGGGACAGTATCTATATGTTGTAAAGAATGATATTTTTGAGTCTAAAAAAGCCTATCAAGAAGGGATAATCTTGGCTAGATTGTTAGGAGATACCTCTTTAGCTGACATCATATCAGAGAAAATGAGAGATGCTATGAAAGAATAG
- a CDS encoding SH3 domain-containing protein: MRKAYVFKERQRYSIRKYSFGAASVLIGTSLMLGGHTLAQEQANSTGSIMDYEVIVNNSEAPQIDQATSEAVTDVLNQPASRSEVPRPKLASSEVASSEASSVVASETASLEVPAEVAHSASAVASVASSEVASPRSEVSSVASSEVASETDRSAMSEAVEVRPTDREAVDTSLRTVLTNASQPGVDGPVTADGSLDIPSNGTFYFRRTTEIRTAPVMDIKPTFVFSAGDHVIYDKVLKRDDHQWISYIGYDYERYYADIAALKAENTSTTEATRDEAVPERGTYYFTKPADVKNQPSLTAKTEFNFDPGMSVNYDRSLLADNHRWISYTSYSGTRRYVDLGAVAEAVAKPRGDIAIESHDNGDFSVVISNVSDQNGVLGVSVPIWSEKNGQDDIIWYNATRLNNGNYKVNVSLSDHKNERGLYNVHLYYVETNGKLVGVGGTAYTVPAKVEETHTTTSYSLPDSGTYTFKERTGIKAEPRVASPELAYYDAGMSVNYDKIVSGDGYQWLSYLSYNGNRRYVAVAKLAQQESKPSGTINIENLSNLGFDVHITNVSGGDKAIQGVSVPVWTAKDGQDDLVWHQASRQSDGSYKVRINVSDHKSEAGEYIVHLYYVQDGKMVGIGGTSTTVPVQNATHHNLPASGSYTFTARTGIKAEPRVASPELAYYDAGMSVNYDKIVSGDGYEWLSYLSYNGNRRYVAVAKLAQQESKPSGTINIENLSNLGFDVHITNVSGGDKAIQGVSVPVWTAKDGQDDLVWHQASRQSDGSYKVRVNVSDHKAEAGEYIVHLYYVQDGKMVGIGGTSTTVPVQNATRHNLPASGSYTFTARTGIKTQPLVANPDVSYYDSGMSVNYDKVVNNDGYTWLSYLSYSGHRFYVAIAPTSVTKPVEQPVQPSTPSSGTYTFKERSSIKAEPSVASPELAYYDAGMSVNYDRLVTTDGHTWLSYVSYGGNRRYIAIDGKATAVAQPASPSLAATGTYTFTKPSSIKAQPSVASPELAYYDKGMSVRYDKVLTADGHTWLSYTTYSGARRYVDIS, encoded by the coding sequence ATGAGAAAGGCATATGTTTTTAAGGAACGTCAACGTTACTCAATACGTAAATATTCTTTTGGAGCTGCATCAGTCTTGATTGGTACGAGCTTGATGCTTGGTGGACATACTTTGGCTCAGGAACAAGCCAATAGCACAGGTTCCATCATGGACTATGAAGTTATTGTAAATAATTCTGAAGCACCCCAAATTGACCAAGCAACTTCAGAAGCTGTTACCGATGTCCTCAATCAACCAGCCTCAAGATCAGAAGTGCCAAGACCTAAGCTTGCCAGCAGTGAAGTTGCTTCTTCTGAAGCTAGTAGTGTAGTGGCTAGCGAGACTGCTTCTTTGGAAGTACCGGCAGAGGTTGCCCATTCTGCATCTGCTGTTGCTTCTGTTGCGAGCTCAGAGGTGGCTAGCCCACGTTCTGAAGTGTCATCAGTAGCTAGCTCTGAAGTAGCTAGTGAAACTGACCGTTCAGCGATGTCAGAAGCAGTGGAAGTTAGACCTACTGACCGTGAAGCTGTCGATACTAGTCTTCGTACTGTCTTAACTAATGCTAGTCAGCCAGGTGTAGATGGTCCTGTGACTGCTGATGGTTCTCTTGATATTCCATCAAACGGTACTTTTTATTTCCGTCGCACAACTGAAATTCGTACAGCTCCAGTCATGGATATCAAACCTACTTTCGTCTTTAGTGCAGGTGACCATGTTATCTATGATAAGGTCTTGAAGAGAGATGATCATCAATGGATTTCTTACATTGGTTACGATTATGAACGCTACTACGCTGATATCGCAGCTTTGAAGGCCGAAAATACTAGTACCACTGAAGCGACTAGAGATGAAGCCGTCCCTGAACGTGGTACTTATTACTTCACTAAACCTGCAGATGTGAAGAACCAACCTAGCTTGACTGCTAAGACTGAGTTCAATTTTGATCCAGGCATGTCAGTCAACTACGATAGATCTTTGCTTGCGGACAACCACCGTTGGATTTCTTATACTTCGTACAGTGGTACTCGTCGTTATGTCGACCTAGGTGCTGTTGCAGAGGCTGTAGCTAAACCAAGAGGCGATATCGCTATTGAAAGTCATGACAATGGTGACTTTAGTGTAGTTATCAGTAATGTTTCAGACCAAAACGGTGTCCTCGGGGTATCTGTTCCAATCTGGTCTGAAAAGAATGGCCAAGATGATATCATTTGGTACAATGCAACTCGTCTTAACAATGGCAACTACAAGGTTAACGTCAGTCTAAGTGACCATAAGAATGAACGTGGTCTCTACAATGTTCATCTTTACTATGTTGAAACTAATGGTAAATTAGTTGGTGTGGGTGGCACAGCTTACACAGTTCCTGCCAAGGTTGAAGAAACGCATACAACTACTAGCTATAGCCTTCCTGACTCAGGAACTTACACCTTCAAAGAACGCACTGGCATTAAGGCAGAACCTCGTGTGGCAAGTCCAGAGTTAGCCTACTATGATGCTGGTATGTCAGTCAACTACGACAAGATTGTCAGTGGTGATGGTTACCAATGGCTTTCTTACCTCAGCTACAATGGCAACCGCCGTTATGTAGCTGTGGCAAAACTTGCTCAACAAGAAAGCAAACCAAGCGGTACTATCAATATTGAAAACCTCTCTAACCTCGGTTTTGACGTTCATATCACTAATGTTTCTGGTGGTGACAAGGCTATTCAAGGCGTAAGTGTTCCAGTTTGGACAGCTAAAGACGGCCAAGACGACCTTGTATGGCACCAAGCTAGCAGACAAAGTGATGGTAGCTACAAGGTTCGTATCAATGTTAGCGACCATAAGTCTGAAGCAGGTGAATACATTGTCCATCTCTACTATGTCCAAGATGGTAAAATGGTAGGTATCGGAGGCACTAGTACAACTGTTCCAGTTCAAAATGCAACTCACCACAATCTTCCAGCTTCAGGTTCATATACCTTTACTGCTCGTACTGGCATTAAGGCAGAACCTCGTGTGGCAAGCCCAGAGTTGGCCTACTACGATGCTGGTATGTCAGTCAACTATGACAAGATTGTCAGTGGTGATGGTTATGAATGGCTTTCTTACCTCAGCTACAATGGCAACCGACGTTATGTAGCTGTGGCTAAACTTGCTCAACAAGAAAGCAAACCAAGCGGTACTATCAATATTGAAAACCTCTCTAACCTCGGTTTTGACGTTCATATCACTAATGTTTCTGGTGGTGACAAGGCTATTCAAGGCGTAAGTGTTCCAGTTTGGACAGCTAAAGACGGCCAAGACGACCTTGTATGGCACCAAGCTAGCAGACAAAGTGATGGTAGCTACAAGGTTCGTGTCAATGTTAGTGACCATAAGGCTGAAGCAGGTGAATACATTGTCCATCTCTACTATGTCCAAGATGGTAAAATGGTAGGTATCGGAGGCACTAGCACAACTGTTCCAGTTCAAAATGCAACTCGCCACAACCTTCCAGCTTCAGGTTCATATACCTTTACCGCTCGTACTGGCATCAAGACTCAACCTTTGGTAGCCAATCCAGATGTTAGCTACTATGATTCAGGCATGTCAGTCAACTATGACAAGGTTGTCAATAATGACGGCTATACATGGCTTTCTTATCTCAGCTATTCAGGACATCGTTTCTATGTGGCTATCGCACCAACGAGTGTGACTAAACCTGTAGAACAACCTGTTCAACCAAGCACACCATCATCTGGTACCTATACTTTCAAGGAACGCTCTAGTATTAAAGCAGAACCAAGTGTAGCGAGTCCAGAGTTGGCTTACTATGATGCTGGTATGTCCGTTAACTATGACAGATTGGTGACCACAGATGGTCACACATGGCTCTCTTATGTTAGTTATGGAGGCAACCGCCGTTACATTGCTATTGATGGTAAGGCAACAGCAGTTGCTCAACCAGCAAGTCCAAGCCTAGCTGCAACTGGTACTTATACCTTTACCAAACCTAGCTCTATCAAGGCTCAACCAAGTGTTGCTAGTCCAGAGTTAGCCTACTATGATAAAGGCATGTCCGTTCGCTATGACAAGGTCCTTACAGCCGATGGACACACATGGTTATCTTATACGACTTATAGTGGTGCAAGACGCTATGTGGATATTTCTTAA